Proteins encoded within one genomic window of Amycolatopsis sp. 2-15:
- a CDS encoding MFS transporter: MTLAETRDKKRERWGWYFYDWANSPFYSSVTTVFGALYMSTVAAADAKQNITLNGDKACVDASGVDDKLHNCDVSLFGLHFPAGSTWGYLLSVATVVQVLVLPIAGAVADRSRNKRRILGWFACLGALASALMFFMAGSNWQLGAALFIVANIGYGGSLVVYYSFLVDIAEPDERDDVSAKGWAFGYLGGGLALALQLAFYLSRDALGVDTGTAVRICFLTSGLWWTVFTIPVLRALPRVHTPVAVERGVSVLRAGFRELRRTVAEAKAFPLTLAFLGSYLIFADGISTVVAVSAQYGKDELRFSDEVLIVTVLVIQFLAYVGGVLHGLVARRLGAKRTILGSLVLWVVVLAGAYFIQPQQPLQFYAVAVGIGLVLGGTNALSRSLFSQMIPAGKDAQYYSLYVVGEKGTSWLGPLVFAAVGQATGSFRLAIVALVIFFVLGFVFVALVPVRRAIVAAGNRPPAVL, translated from the coding sequence ATGACGCTGGCCGAGACCCGTGACAAGAAGCGGGAACGGTGGGGCTGGTACTTCTACGACTGGGCCAACTCGCCCTTCTATTCGTCGGTGACGACCGTGTTCGGCGCGCTCTACATGAGCACTGTCGCGGCGGCGGACGCGAAGCAGAACATCACCCTTAACGGGGACAAGGCGTGCGTCGACGCGTCCGGTGTGGACGACAAGCTCCACAACTGCGACGTGTCGTTGTTCGGGCTGCATTTCCCGGCCGGTTCGACGTGGGGTTACCTGCTGTCGGTGGCGACGGTGGTGCAGGTGCTGGTGCTGCCGATCGCGGGCGCGGTGGCGGACCGCAGCCGGAACAAGCGGCGGATCCTGGGCTGGTTCGCGTGCCTGGGCGCGCTGGCGTCGGCGCTGATGTTCTTCATGGCCGGCTCGAATTGGCAGCTGGGTGCGGCGCTGTTCATCGTCGCGAACATCGGCTACGGCGGTTCGCTGGTCGTGTACTACTCGTTCCTGGTCGACATCGCCGAGCCCGACGAGCGTGACGACGTGTCCGCGAAGGGCTGGGCGTTCGGTTACCTGGGCGGCGGGCTCGCGCTCGCGTTGCAGCTGGCGTTCTACCTCAGCCGCGACGCGCTGGGCGTGGACACGGGTACCGCGGTGCGGATCTGCTTCCTGACCTCGGGCCTGTGGTGGACGGTCTTCACCATCCCGGTGCTGCGGGCGCTCCCCCGCGTCCACACGCCGGTGGCGGTGGAGCGTGGCGTGTCGGTGCTGCGGGCCGGGTTCCGGGAGCTGCGGCGGACGGTCGCGGAGGCGAAGGCGTTCCCGCTGACGCTGGCGTTCCTGGGCAGCTACCTGATCTTCGCCGACGGGATCTCCACGGTGGTGGCGGTGTCGGCGCAGTACGGGAAGGACGAGCTGCGCTTCTCCGACGAGGTGCTGATCGTCACGGTGCTGGTGATCCAGTTCCTCGCCTACGTGGGCGGGGTGCTGCACGGGCTCGTGGCGCGCCGGCTGGGTGCGAAGCGGACGATCCTGGGCAGCCTGGTGCTGTGGGTCGTGGTGCTGGCGGGCGCGTACTTCATCCAGCCGCAGCAGCCGCTGCAGTTCTACGCGGTCGCGGTGGGGATCGGGCTGGTGCTGGGCGGCACGAACGCGTTGTCGCGGTCGCTGTTCAGCCAGATGATCCCGGCCGGGAAGGACGCGCAGTACTACTCCCTCTACGTCGTGGGCGAGAAGGGCACGTCGTGGCTGGGTCCGCTGGTGTTCGCGGCCGTCGGGCAGGCGACGGGCTCGTTCCGGCTGGCGATCGTCGCGCTGGTGATCTTCTTCGTCCTCGGGTTCGTCTTCGTGGCGCTGGTGCCGGTGCGGCGGGCGATCGTGGCGGCCGGGAACCGTCCGCCCGCCGTGCTGTGA
- a CDS encoding amidohydrolase, with the protein MTNDSTTLLLGGRIYTPSSPDATALAVSGGTVVWVGQDAPARALHPDAMVVDLDGAFVAPAFVDAHVHATATGLHLTGLDLTRVRGAGELLAAVRTTVATAPGRVLLAHGWDESAWTDPRLPSRAELDAAAGPTPVYLSRVDVHSALVSTALIDLAPEARVGEGFSADGPLTRDAHHKVRAAARAAITPQQRTAAQRAFLAEAAARGIVGVHECGGPDIAGQDDFTGLLTLAAEPGLPEVVGYWGELGGLDTARTLGAHGVAGDLFVDGALGSHTAALSSPYADEPGTSGALYADAAGIGEHLAACTEAGLQAGFHVIGDAAVAEVVEGFRLAEKEVGQRALAARHHRLEHLEMVTADQARALAGWGVVASAQPLFDDAWGGDAGMYAERLGTDRAAGLNPFAALAAEGVVLAFGSDSPVTALDPWAAVRAAVHHHTPAARLSARAAFTAHTRAGHRAAGVNDGVTGSLVPGAPAHYAIWDATDLVVATADSRVQRWSTDPRSGVPPLPRLDPGAPLPKCLRTVRGGTVIYDQFTSAS; encoded by the coding sequence GTGACGAACGACAGCACGACGCTCCTGCTCGGCGGCAGGATCTACACCCCGTCTTCCCCCGACGCGACGGCGCTCGCCGTCTCCGGCGGCACCGTGGTCTGGGTGGGCCAGGACGCCCCCGCCCGCGCGCTGCACCCGGACGCGATGGTGGTCGACCTCGACGGCGCGTTCGTCGCCCCCGCGTTCGTCGACGCCCACGTGCACGCCACCGCCACCGGCCTGCACCTGACCGGTCTCGACCTCACACGCGTGCGCGGCGCCGGCGAGCTGCTGGCCGCCGTCCGCACCACCGTCGCCACCGCCCCGGGCCGGGTGCTGCTCGCGCACGGCTGGGACGAGTCGGCCTGGACCGACCCGCGCCTGCCCAGCCGCGCCGAGCTCGACGCCGCCGCCGGCCCGACGCCGGTGTACCTCAGCCGCGTCGACGTGCACTCCGCGCTCGTGTCCACCGCGTTGATCGACCTCGCCCCCGAAGCCCGCGTCGGCGAAGGCTTCTCCGCCGACGGACCGCTCACCCGCGACGCCCACCACAAGGTCCGCGCGGCCGCGCGCGCCGCGATCACCCCGCAGCAGCGCACCGCAGCGCAGCGCGCGTTCCTCGCCGAGGCCGCCGCGCGCGGGATCGTCGGCGTGCACGAGTGCGGCGGCCCGGACATCGCCGGCCAGGACGACTTCACGGGACTGCTCACCCTCGCCGCCGAACCCGGCCTGCCCGAGGTCGTCGGCTACTGGGGCGAGCTCGGCGGCCTCGACACCGCCCGCACCCTCGGTGCGCACGGCGTGGCCGGCGACCTGTTCGTCGACGGCGCGCTCGGCTCCCACACCGCCGCGCTGAGCAGCCCGTACGCCGACGAGCCGGGCACCTCCGGCGCCCTCTACGCCGACGCCGCCGGCATCGGCGAGCACCTCGCCGCGTGCACCGAGGCCGGGCTGCAGGCCGGGTTCCACGTGATCGGCGACGCGGCCGTCGCGGAGGTCGTCGAAGGCTTCCGGCTCGCCGAGAAGGAGGTGGGCCAGCGCGCGCTCGCCGCCCGCCACCACCGGCTCGAGCACCTGGAGATGGTCACCGCCGACCAAGCCCGCGCCCTCGCCGGCTGGGGAGTGGTCGCCTCGGCGCAGCCGCTGTTCGACGACGCCTGGGGCGGCGACGCGGGCATGTACGCCGAGCGCCTCGGCACCGACCGCGCCGCCGGGCTCAACCCGTTCGCCGCCCTGGCCGCCGAGGGGGTGGTGCTCGCCTTCGGCTCCGACTCCCCGGTGACGGCACTCGACCCGTGGGCCGCCGTCCGCGCGGCCGTGCACCACCACACTCCGGCCGCCCGGCTCTCGGCGCGCGCCGCCTTCACCGCCCACACCCGTGCGGGCCATCGCGCCGCCGGCGTCAACGACGGGGTGACCGGCAGCCTCGTGCCCGGTGCGCCGGCGCACTACGCGATCTGGGACGCGACCGACCTCGTCGTCGCCACGGCCGACAGCCGCGTGCAGCGCTGGTCCACCGATCCGCGCTCCGGGGTGCCGCCGCTGCCGCGCCTCGACCCGGGCGCGCCGCTGCCGAAGTGCCTGCGGACGGTGCGCGGGGGCACGGTCATCTACGACCAGTTCACCTCCGCCTCCTAG
- a CDS encoding MerR family transcriptional regulator, whose translation MTDGVTIGQAAAFAGITIKTMRHYHKVGLVDEPARDSSGYRRYGSAELLRLVQVRTLAAAGMPLADIGPLLDSDAASFAAALVDVEQHLTERIAELTERRDTLHRLASGDRTLLPDRAVAMLEGMPTLGFTPYDVQTAGSPSCSPRPWSPKVSTNTSPTSNTLCKTRASSN comes from the coding sequence ATGACGGACGGGGTGACCATCGGCCAGGCAGCCGCGTTCGCCGGCATCACGATCAAAACGATGCGGCACTACCACAAGGTCGGCCTGGTCGACGAGCCCGCGCGCGACAGCTCGGGCTACCGGCGATACGGCTCGGCCGAGCTGTTGCGGCTGGTGCAGGTCCGGACGTTGGCCGCCGCCGGGATGCCGCTGGCCGACATCGGCCCGCTGCTCGACTCCGACGCCGCGTCGTTCGCCGCCGCCCTCGTCGACGTCGAGCAGCACCTCACCGAGCGGATCGCCGAGCTGACCGAGCGCCGGGACACGCTCCACCGGCTCGCCTCCGGCGACCGGACCCTGCTGCCCGACCGCGCCGTGGCCATGCTGGAGGGAATGCCCACCCTCGGCTTCACCCCCTACGATGTGCAGACCGCCGGGAGTCCTTCGTGCTCGCCAAGGCCCTGGTCCCCGAAGGTTTCGACGAACACCTCACCGACATCGAACACGCTCTGCAAGACCCGCGCTTCGTCGAACTGA
- a CDS encoding thymidine kinase produces the protein MTALEEAVPDDPTDALSPVPAARARGGRLKFCYGPMDCGKSTLALQIDHNHARQGRRGLVLVRHDRSGAPQISSRIGITRRATEVGTRTDVRDLVRERWAAGQHVDYIIVDEAQFLSPAQVDQLAELADEAGIDVYCFGIATDFRSRLFPGAGRLFELADELQPVQVEVLCWCGLPGRFNARVRDDEILREGDTVVVADTEQSVVESSASARSDAESTTVRYQVLCRRHFRLGDLGPATAHHGQLRLS, from the coding sequence GTGACTGCCCTCGAAGAAGCCGTTCCCGACGATCCCACCGACGCGCTGTCCCCGGTCCCCGCCGCGCGCGCCCGGGGCGGCCGCCTGAAGTTCTGCTACGGCCCGATGGACTGCGGGAAGTCGACGCTGGCGCTGCAGATCGACCACAACCACGCGCGGCAGGGCCGGCGCGGGCTGGTGCTGGTGCGCCACGACCGGTCCGGGGCGCCCCAGATCAGCAGCCGGATCGGGATCACGCGCCGCGCCACGGAGGTCGGCACGCGCACGGACGTGCGGGACCTGGTGCGCGAGCGCTGGGCCGCCGGGCAGCACGTGGACTACATCATCGTCGACGAGGCGCAGTTCCTCTCCCCCGCGCAGGTCGACCAGCTGGCGGAACTGGCCGACGAGGCCGGCATCGACGTGTACTGCTTCGGTATCGCCACCGACTTCCGCAGCCGCCTGTTCCCGGGTGCGGGCCGGCTGTTCGAACTGGCCGACGAGCTGCAGCCGGTGCAGGTCGAGGTGCTGTGCTGGTGCGGCCTGCCGGGCCGGTTCAACGCGCGCGTGCGGGACGACGAAATACTCCGTGAGGGTGACACCGTTGTAGTAGCAGATACCGAACAGTCTGTAGTTGAATCTTCAGCTTCGGCACGTTCCGATGCTGAATCCACTACGGTCCGTTATCAGGTATTGTGCCGCCGACACTTCCGGTTGGGTGACTTGGGCCCCGCCACGGCCCACCACGGTCAGTTACGGTTGTCGTGA
- a CDS encoding transglycosylase family protein, giving the protein MTNRVRTAHRGAVRIVLLAAAVLGLQLAVAGAASADPTSSSWAKLRMCEASGRYTINTGNGYYGAYQFDLPTWRSVGGQGRPDQASPREQDYRALYLYRMRGWQPWQCAGMLKLTGDADARSKRIPSYDESAYMGGTGLPAPPPPKPQPTPPAPPGAMPAWPGVVYAYGDCAPALKTFQLRMNAFGYGFTGTGCYYDKTKTAVLGLQRANGIKDSGRLGPLTWKAAWQGKRPR; this is encoded by the coding sequence ATGACCAACCGCGTTCGCACTGCTCACCGCGGTGCCGTGAGGATCGTGCTCCTCGCGGCCGCCGTCCTGGGGCTGCAGCTCGCCGTCGCCGGCGCCGCGTCCGCGGACCCCACGTCCAGCTCCTGGGCCAAGCTCCGCATGTGCGAGGCCAGCGGCCGCTACACGATCAACACCGGCAACGGCTACTACGGCGCCTACCAGTTCGACCTGCCCACCTGGCGCAGCGTCGGCGGCCAAGGGCGCCCCGACCAGGCCAGCCCGCGCGAACAGGACTACCGCGCGCTCTACCTCTACCGGATGCGCGGCTGGCAGCCCTGGCAGTGCGCCGGGATGCTCAAGCTCACCGGCGACGCCGACGCCCGCAGCAAGCGCATCCCGTCCTACGACGAATCCGCCTACATGGGCGGCACCGGCCTGCCCGCCCCGCCGCCCCCGAAGCCCCAGCCCACCCCACCCGCGCCCCCCGGCGCCATGCCCGCCTGGCCCGGCGTCGTCTACGCCTACGGGGACTGCGCACCCGCCCTCAAGACGTTCCAGCTCCGCATGAACGCCTTCGGCTACGGCTTCACCGGCACCGGCTGCTACTACGACAAAACCAAAACCGCCGTGCTCGGCCTGCAACGCGCCAACGGCATCAAGGACTCCGGCCGCCTCGGCCCCCTCACGTGGAAGGCCGCGTGGCAGGGTAAACGCCCCAGGTAA
- a CDS encoding glycerophosphodiester phosphodiesterase — MRPPFPYLADPLPRAFAHRGWHLDELAGMENSLPAFKRAVEEGYRYVETDVHATSDGVVVVHHDDTLDRTTDGGGSIAAQTWEQLKGVKVGGRATLSRLEDVLEELPLARFNVDVKANSAVEPFVRVLERTGAFDRVAAASFSDSRLARLRRLAGPKLCTAMGPRSVLMVWANGWVPPLPLSRLAGGFLAQVPVKQGPLTVVDRSFVKAAERAGFEVHVWTIDEPAQMRELLDLGVHGLVTDRPDLLRDVLVERGAWQQAG; from the coding sequence ATGCGCCCACCGTTTCCGTACCTGGCCGATCCGCTCCCCCGTGCGTTCGCCCACCGTGGGTGGCATCTCGACGAGCTGGCGGGGATGGAGAACTCGCTGCCGGCGTTCAAGCGTGCGGTCGAGGAGGGGTACCGGTACGTCGAGACGGATGTGCACGCGACGTCGGACGGTGTGGTGGTGGTGCACCACGACGACACGCTGGACCGGACGACCGACGGTGGCGGGTCGATCGCGGCGCAGACGTGGGAGCAGCTGAAGGGGGTCAAGGTCGGCGGGCGGGCGACGTTGTCGCGGCTGGAGGACGTGCTGGAGGAGCTGCCGCTGGCGCGGTTCAACGTGGATGTGAAGGCGAACAGCGCGGTGGAGCCGTTCGTGCGGGTGCTGGAGCGCACGGGTGCGTTCGACCGGGTGGCGGCGGCGTCCTTTTCGGACTCGCGGCTGGCGCGGCTGCGGCGGTTGGCGGGGCCCAAGCTGTGCACGGCGATGGGGCCGCGGTCGGTGCTGATGGTGTGGGCCAATGGCTGGGTGCCGCCGTTGCCGCTGAGCCGGTTGGCGGGTGGGTTTCTGGCTCAGGTGCCGGTGAAGCAGGGGCCGTTGACGGTGGTGGACCGCTCGTTCGTGAAGGCGGCGGAGCGCGCGGGGTTCGAGGTCCACGTGTGGACGATCGATGAACCGGCGCAGATGCGGGAGCTGCTGGACCTGGGTGTGCACGGGCTGGTGACGGACCGGCCGGACCTGCTGCGCGACGTGCTCGTCGAGCGGGGTGCGTGGCAGCAGGCCGGCTGA
- the lnt gene encoding apolipoprotein N-acyltransferase yields the protein MAVTVADPEPGAPHETTSKRRKRPRFSRAWLVRLVAAGATGYLYYLSFAPRPLWWLAPIAFAGFALVLRGRSLRGAFGYGFVYGVAFFLALLVWLQDFLGREFGPWPWLGLSCALSLYFGLAGVLIRVVSRLPLAPLWGALVFVALETPRAWFPLGGFPWGRVAFSQPEGAYLSLASVGGAPLVGLAVVLSGFGLAALAARWWEQRKLRDRRLIAPLVLTFLPVVAGLAVWPTVATGAQDGSLTVAAVQGNAPDIGIALEGQRDVLRQNHLAESAKLLGQIQAGKVPKPDLLVWPETATAVDGDDPAVDQMVNSYGVPAIIGALYRLPDGTAQNSAIVWDPKTGQGQRYAKQQLVPFGEYVPARDIARLVTPFVDDTADMRTGDGSNAALSVAGTKVGVFICYETAFDYPAREATADGGELLVVPTNNAWYGPGEMSYQQLAMSRLRAVEHSRAVVVSATSGVSALVAPDGTITSSTGLFTADALVGRMPLRTQTTLSDRLGAWTEYGLLALAIAGVAGGFVLRFRTRRASAGTTSGDAAG from the coding sequence GTGGCAGTGACTGTCGCGGACCCCGAACCGGGCGCTCCGCACGAAACGACCTCCAAGCGGCGGAAACGACCGCGGTTCTCCCGCGCGTGGCTGGTCCGGCTCGTCGCCGCCGGCGCCACGGGCTACCTGTACTACCTCAGCTTCGCGCCGAGACCGCTGTGGTGGCTCGCGCCGATCGCGTTCGCCGGCTTCGCGCTCGTCCTTCGTGGACGGTCGCTGCGCGGCGCGTTCGGCTACGGCTTCGTCTACGGCGTGGCGTTCTTCCTCGCGTTGCTGGTGTGGCTGCAGGACTTCCTCGGCCGCGAGTTCGGGCCGTGGCCGTGGCTGGGCCTGTCGTGCGCGCTGTCGCTCTACTTCGGACTCGCCGGGGTCTTGATCCGCGTCGTGTCCCGGCTGCCGCTCGCGCCGCTGTGGGGGGCGCTGGTGTTCGTCGCGCTGGAGACGCCGCGGGCGTGGTTCCCGCTCGGCGGCTTCCCGTGGGGCCGCGTCGCGTTCAGCCAGCCCGAAGGTGCGTACCTGTCGCTGGCCTCGGTGGGCGGCGCGCCGCTCGTCGGGCTCGCCGTGGTGCTCAGCGGCTTCGGACTCGCCGCCCTGGCCGCCCGCTGGTGGGAACAGCGCAAGCTGCGTGACCGCCGGCTCATCGCGCCCCTGGTGCTCACGTTCCTGCCGGTCGTCGCCGGGCTCGCCGTGTGGCCGACGGTCGCCACCGGCGCACAGGACGGCTCGCTGACCGTTGCCGCCGTGCAGGGCAACGCGCCCGACATCGGCATCGCGCTCGAAGGGCAGCGGGACGTGCTGCGCCAGAACCACCTCGCCGAGAGCGCGAAGCTGCTCGGGCAGATCCAAGCGGGCAAGGTGCCCAAGCCCGACCTGCTCGTGTGGCCCGAGACCGCCACCGCGGTCGACGGCGACGACCCGGCCGTGGACCAGATGGTGAACTCCTACGGGGTGCCCGCCATCATCGGCGCGCTCTACCGGCTGCCCGACGGCACCGCCCAGAACTCCGCGATCGTGTGGGACCCGAAGACCGGGCAGGGCCAGCGCTACGCCAAGCAGCAGCTCGTGCCCTTCGGCGAGTACGTGCCCGCCCGCGACATCGCGCGGCTGGTCACCCCGTTCGTCGACGACACCGCCGACATGCGCACGGGCGACGGCAGCAACGCGGCCCTGTCGGTCGCGGGCACCAAGGTCGGCGTGTTCATCTGCTACGAGACCGCGTTCGACTACCCCGCGCGCGAAGCGACCGCCGACGGCGGCGAACTGCTCGTCGTGCCCACCAACAACGCGTGGTACGGGCCGGGGGAGATGAGCTACCAGCAGCTGGCGATGTCGCGGCTGCGCGCGGTCGAGCACAGCCGGGCTGTTGTGGTCTCCGCGACGTCCGGCGTGAGCGCCCTGGTGGCCCCGGACGGGACGATCACCAGCTCAACCGGCCTTTTCACCGCAGACGCCCTGGTCGGCCGCATGCCGTTGCGGACGCAGACTACGCTGTCGGATCGACTCGGTGCGTGGACGGAGTACGGACTGCTGGCACTGGCGATCGCCGGTGTCGCCGGCGGGTTCGTACTCCGTTTTCGCACTCGGCGCGCGAGCGCCGGCACGACATCAGGGGACGCGGCGGGCTGA
- a CDS encoding FAD-binding oxidoreductase gives MHQIVASPVTGLIQAEDITDLVAVTEGEVLLPGEHGYAAECAAFNFNNPLEPALVVAAASAADVQNAVRFARRRSLPVAIKATAHQVAVPAHGAVLITTSGMTGVTVDPRRRTARVEAGARWQQVLDAAAEHGLAPLAGSAPGVGVVGYTLGGGLSPVIGRTRGYAADHVRLIEVVTADGAHRTVTAETERDLFWALRGGKGNFGVVTALEFDLFPVTRFYGGGLYYAGEDLAAVLHAWRQWVPLLPEEATTSVMVQRLPPVPELPDVLRGAFVVHLRFAHLGSPADAERLLAPLRDVAPVLLDLVEDKPFSAIGEIHLDPADPLPYYDRTTSLREVTAETIDTLVELTGPDSDCPLLGVELRALGGALDREPAAPNAVPVRGVPFLLFALGVGGPERAGQLRVALDNVVGALEPWSAERQSPNFLSVDEGSSAAAVRAIYGPERYDRLAAVKHVYDPGNLFRVNHNIRPAA, from the coding sequence ATGCACCAGATCGTCGCGAGCCCGGTGACCGGGCTCATCCAGGCCGAAGACATCACCGACCTCGTCGCCGTGACCGAAGGCGAGGTGCTGCTGCCGGGCGAGCACGGGTACGCCGCCGAGTGCGCCGCCTTCAACTTCAACAACCCGCTCGAACCCGCGCTCGTCGTCGCCGCGGCGTCGGCAGCCGACGTGCAGAACGCCGTCCGGTTCGCGCGGCGCCGATCACTGCCCGTAGCGATCAAGGCCACGGCTCACCAGGTCGCGGTTCCGGCGCACGGCGCGGTGCTGATCACCACGAGCGGAATGACCGGCGTGACCGTCGACCCGCGCCGGCGCACCGCCCGCGTCGAGGCCGGTGCCCGCTGGCAGCAGGTCCTCGACGCCGCCGCCGAGCACGGGCTGGCACCGCTGGCCGGGTCCGCGCCGGGCGTCGGCGTCGTCGGCTACACGCTCGGCGGCGGCCTCAGCCCCGTGATCGGGCGGACCCGCGGCTACGCCGCCGACCACGTGCGGCTCATCGAAGTCGTGACCGCCGACGGCGCGCACCGGACCGTGACGGCCGAGACCGAGCGCGACCTGTTCTGGGCGCTGCGCGGCGGCAAGGGCAACTTCGGCGTGGTCACCGCGCTCGAATTCGACCTGTTCCCCGTGACCCGCTTCTACGGCGGCGGCCTCTACTACGCGGGCGAGGACCTCGCCGCGGTGCTGCACGCGTGGCGCCAGTGGGTGCCGCTGCTGCCGGAGGAGGCCACGACGTCGGTGATGGTGCAGCGGCTGCCGCCGGTACCCGAACTACCCGACGTGCTGCGCGGCGCGTTCGTGGTGCACCTGCGCTTCGCCCACCTCGGCTCGCCCGCCGACGCCGAACGGCTCCTCGCGCCACTGCGCGACGTCGCCCCGGTGCTGCTGGACCTGGTGGAGGACAAGCCGTTCAGCGCGATCGGCGAGATCCACCTCGACCCGGCCGACCCGCTCCCGTACTACGACCGCACCACCAGCCTGCGCGAGGTCACCGCCGAGACGATCGACACGCTCGTCGAGCTCACCGGACCGGACTCGGACTGTCCGCTGCTGGGTGTCGAGCTGCGTGCCCTGGGCGGCGCGCTGGACCGCGAGCCCGCGGCGCCGAACGCGGTGCCCGTGCGCGGGGTGCCGTTTCTGCTGTTCGCGCTCGGCGTCGGCGGCCCCGAACGCGCCGGGCAGCTGCGCGTGGCCCTCGACAACGTTGTCGGTGCGCTGGAGCCGTGGTCGGCCGAGCGGCAGTCGCCGAACTTCCTCTCGGTCGACGAGGGCTCGTCGGCCGCCGCGGTGCGCGCGATCTACGGGCCGGAGCGCTACGACCGGCTCGCCGCGGTGAAGCACGTCTACGACCCGGGCAACCTGTTCCGCGTGAACCACAACATCCGTCCGGCCGCCTGA
- a CDS encoding polyprenol monophosphomannose synthase, translated as MAQAPRGAEGIEPVLVVIPTYNERENLGPVLDRLHKALPDVHALVVDDGSPDGTGELADERAAADERVHVLHRREKAGLGKAYIAGFRWGLAQGYATFVEMDADGSHAPEDLPRILDAVADTDLSIGSRYVPGGSTVNWPLSRQLLSRGANLYSRIALGLKVSDMTAGFRAYRRPVLEKLELDEIASHGYCFQIDLTRRTADAGFDIVEVPITFTDREIGQSKMSGDIMREAFFRVAEWGVKRRLEQVKRLLGRH; from the coding sequence ATGGCGCAGGCGCCGCGGGGGGCCGAAGGAATCGAGCCGGTGCTGGTGGTGATCCCGACCTACAACGAGCGGGAGAACCTGGGCCCGGTTCTGGACCGGCTCCACAAGGCACTCCCGGACGTCCACGCGCTCGTCGTCGACGACGGCAGCCCGGACGGCACTGGTGAGCTCGCCGACGAGCGGGCCGCCGCCGACGAGCGCGTCCACGTGCTCCACCGCAGGGAGAAGGCCGGGCTGGGCAAGGCCTACATCGCCGGGTTCCGCTGGGGCCTGGCGCAGGGCTACGCCACGTTCGTCGAGATGGACGCCGACGGCTCGCACGCCCCGGAGGACCTGCCGCGGATCCTGGACGCCGTCGCGGACACCGACCTGTCCATCGGCTCGCGCTACGTACCCGGCGGCAGCACAGTCAACTGGCCGCTGAGCCGGCAGCTGCTCTCGCGCGGCGCGAACCTGTACTCGCGCATCGCGCTGGGCCTCAAGGTCTCCGACATGACGGCCGGCTTCCGCGCCTACCGCCGCCCGGTGCTGGAGAAGCTCGAGCTCGACGAGATCGCCTCCCACGGCTACTGCTTCCAGATCGACCTCACCCGCCGCACCGCCGACGCGGGCTTCGACATCGTCGAGGTCCCCATCACCTTCACCGACCGCGAGATCGGCCAGTCGAAGATGAGCGGCGACATCATGCGCGAGGCCTTCTTCCGTGTCGCGGAGTGGGGCGTGAAGCGGCGGCTCGAGCAGGTCAAGCGTCTGCTCGGCCGCCACTGA
- a CDS encoding RNA polymerase-binding protein RbpA encodes MADRVLRGSRLGAVSYETDRNHDLAPRRTVRYACPKNHEFEVPFSDDAEIPTVWECRLHGSESEIVDGGQPEQKKTKPPRTHWDMLLERRSIPELEDLLNERLAELKGRRTSRSA; translated from the coding sequence ATGGCCGACCGTGTTCTCCGTGGAAGCCGGCTGGGAGCGGTCAGCTACGAGACCGACCGCAATCACGACCTCGCTCCACGCCGCACCGTGCGCTACGCGTGCCCCAAGAACCACGAGTTCGAGGTGCCGTTCTCCGACGACGCCGAGATCCCGACCGTCTGGGAATGCCGCTTGCACGGCAGCGAGAGTGAGATCGTCGACGGCGGGCAGCCCGAGCAGAAGAAGACCAAGCCCCCCAGGACGCACTGGGACATGCTTCTGGAGCGCCGCTCCATTCCCGAGCTCGAGGACCTGCTGAACGAACGTCTCGCCGAGCTCAAGGGACGCCGGACCAGCCGGTCCGCGTGA